One stretch of Treponema pectinovorum DNA includes these proteins:
- a CDS encoding phage head morphogenesis protein codes for MRRLNRISTSAWLLISDSYAERIKQYIKEAEKNPDILNTRKLLPPDYRAMGICAELFTKSLLLGLDSSLRKNAFAEENSIKDIENLPFYEAVEFLKKRSVLAKNDYYSLSDRMKFRSFTVSRINDGRLLEKINAEMISNIRDGKGLKDFLSMSKSEILDRVGMGANQGWYWETVYRTNVQTAYNAGRVMGFEEDPPLALEFVGINDSRQTETCSSLSGIIRPFGDPFWETHTPPLHFNCRSTLRGIYDEEEIPEAWSNIADVENGAKGFGSWPLSNDSWWNELKSQTRAAKYYGVQGEIEKAKIILGLAKNLDVDDFEMMAGYNEIEKEIADEIISVIKEYEKRGDIYINDFYFGNLQNENEGIPILQIEPYGDYQIRLNVNKDFFAGRTLEEINNTINNAENIVAKNLKEATIHECGHAKSIYRMTIEEIEKFYKKIENANISGISRIAEKDGAEALAEIEVLLYRKSQIPEDALAFYNKYMRKH; via the coding sequence TTGCGGCGGCTAAACAGAATCTCCACTTCTGCATGGCTTTTGATTTCTGACAGTTATGCAGAGCGCATAAAACAGTACATAAAAGAAGCGGAAAAAAATCCTGACATATTGAACACCCGGAAACTTCTGCCTCCTGACTACAGGGCAATGGGGATTTGCGCGGAACTTTTTACAAAATCGCTCCTTCTCGGGCTTGACTCCTCTCTTAGAAAGAACGCTTTTGCGGAAGAAAATAGCATAAAAGACATAGAGAACCTGCCTTTTTATGAGGCTGTGGAATTCCTAAAAAAAAGAAGCGTTCTTGCAAAAAATGACTATTACAGCCTTAGCGACAGGATGAAGTTCCGCTCCTTTACGGTCTCCCGGATAAACGACGGTCGTCTTCTGGAAAAAATAAACGCCGAAATGATTTCAAACATCCGAGATGGAAAAGGGTTGAAAGATTTTCTTTCTATGAGTAAAAGCGAGATTCTTGACAGGGTTGGCATGGGAGCAAACCAGGGCTGGTACTGGGAAACTGTCTACAGGACGAACGTACAGACTGCGTATAACGCAGGCCGCGTTATGGGGTTTGAGGAAGACCCGCCGCTAGCTCTTGAGTTTGTGGGAATAAACGATTCAAGGCAGACGGAAACCTGTTCTTCCTTATCCGGCATTATACGCCCCTTTGGTGATCCGTTCTGGGAAACCCACACGCCTCCACTCCACTTTAACTGCCGCTCTACATTGCGTGGCATCTACGATGAAGAAGAAATTCCTGAAGCGTGGAGCAATATCGCAGACGTTGAAAATGGCGCGAAAGGCTTTGGAAGCTGGCCACTTTCCAATGATTCCTGGTGGAATGAACTGAAAAGCCAAACGAGGGCGGCTAAGTATTACGGTGTGCAGGGGGAGATTGAAAAAGCAAAAATAATTCTTGGGCTGGCAAAAAATCTTGATGTTGACGATTTTGAAATGATGGCTGGATACAATGAAATAGAGAAAGAAATTGCAGATGAAATAATCTCAGTAATTAAAGAGTATGAAAAGCGTGGAGATATTTATATTAATGACTTTTATTTTGGAAACCTTCAAAATGAAAATGAAGGGATTCCAATTTTGCAAATTGAACCTTATGGAGATTATCAGATAAGGCTCAATGTAAATAAAGATTTTTTTGCTGGAAGGACTTTGGAAGAAATCAATAACACAATTAATAATGCAGAAAATATTGTTGCAAAAAATTTAAAAGAAGCTACAATCCATGAATGTGGGCATGCAAAATCAATTTATAGAATGACCATCGAAGAGATAGAAAAATTTTATAAAAAAATTGAAAATGCAAATATTTCAGGTATAAGTCGAATTGCCGAAAAAGATGGAGCAGAAGCGCTTGCGGAAATAGAAGTTTTGCTTTATCGAAAAAGTCAAATCCCAGAAGATGCGTTGGCGTTTTATAATAAATACATGAGGAAACACTAA
- a CDS encoding phage portal protein family protein has translation MARTKSITANVIDLNAFRTIAGYMGDTQTWLSTVGEREEVFEKMRDDPRVESLVQDRKNKVLQLYGTFTSSGNKSVDEACENFLPFNTFYRLNNILLNAVPYGIALCEVLWRFEDGFYIPYDFVPIPRTAISFPGTYGADFGMPVITSQNIVLDDRKKFIIHRNDDGELSQWGRAALRSAYMFWKFKQLGIRFWASAAETVGVPSILALFEAKTEEDAKKRAMQLTEAMRGWESGSSGAFGNVKQIVQVQSQINDFNTIVETCDKEISYAITAQSLSNNEGTYGTRAQGDIHAKTYDDIIKGDAYLLELTDQQLVQSFVDLNFPGESAPKYDIDSSDFASWEIIRDAIDRNIPVSLSALYKKIHLPEPENEKDSFVKPQGGGFGFGDEGHDDFFFRK, from the coding sequence ATGGCACGGACAAAATCAATTACGGCTAATGTCATAGACTTGAACGCATTCAGGACGATTGCGGGCTACATGGGCGACACCCAGACTTGGCTTTCAACGGTGGGCGAGCGGGAGGAAGTGTTTGAGAAAATGCGCGACGATCCGCGCGTGGAGTCTCTTGTTCAGGACAGAAAAAACAAGGTTTTGCAGTTGTACGGAACTTTCACCTCTTCTGGAAACAAGAGTGTTGACGAGGCATGCGAGAATTTTCTTCCGTTCAACACTTTTTACAGGCTGAACAACATTCTTTTGAACGCCGTACCTTACGGAATCGCCCTTTGCGAAGTTTTGTGGCGATTCGAGGACGGCTTTTACATTCCGTATGACTTTGTTCCGATTCCAAGAACTGCGATAAGTTTTCCTGGAACTTATGGCGCAGATTTTGGAATGCCTGTAATCACTTCGCAGAACATTGTCCTTGACGACAGAAAGAAATTCATAATCCATAGGAACGACGACGGAGAACTGAGCCAGTGGGGGCGAGCCGCACTGCGTTCAGCGTATATGTTCTGGAAATTCAAGCAGTTGGGAATCCGATTCTGGGCAAGCGCGGCGGAAACGGTCGGAGTGCCTTCAATCCTCGCTCTCTTTGAGGCTAAGACAGAAGAAGACGCAAAAAAAAGGGCTATGCAGCTTACCGAGGCTATGCGCGGCTGGGAAAGCGGAAGCTCGGGAGCGTTCGGGAATGTCAAGCAGATTGTCCAGGTGCAAAGCCAGATAAACGACTTCAACACGATTGTCGAAACCTGCGACAAGGAAATTTCATACGCCATCACAGCCCAGAGCCTTTCCAATAACGAGGGAACTTACGGAACGAGAGCCCAGGGAGACATTCACGCGAAGACCTATGACGACATCATAAAGGGAGACGCTTATCTTCTGGAGCTGACCGACCAGCAGCTTGTCCAATCTTTTGTGGATTTGAACTTTCCTGGAGAGAGCGCCCCGAAATACGACATCGACTCAAGCGATTTCGCCTCGTGGGAAATAATACGAGACGCAATCGACAGAAACATCCCTGTTTCGCTTTCCGCATTGTACAAGAAAATCCACCTTCCAGAGCCTGAAAATGAAAAAGATTCTTTTGTAAAGCCGCAGGGTGGCGGTTTTGGCTTTGGAGACGAGGGGCACGACGATTTTTTTTTCAGGAAATAA
- a CDS encoding phage protein Gp27 family protein: MPKRNKIEIQGLVERIVSMYYQDKMSQKDIADTLKAEGYDISKSGVGRTLIDQAAQMKAYKDSAKKAVAIVNELGKTPGLNIAEASVQLVQAKLLEEVNKFEDFSTISPEELLKAVARNSDAQTRIAKIKLEYERGYKKGLFEAAKSVETEGKKAGWSDESVKFVKEKILGLEVNYDDDKQKEQQS, from the coding sequence ATGCCAAAGCGTAACAAGATAGAAATTCAGGGGCTGGTCGAGCGGATTGTTTCTATGTACTACCAGGACAAAATGAGCCAAAAGGACATCGCAGACACGCTGAAGGCCGAAGGCTATGACATATCCAAAAGCGGCGTCGGACGAACCCTCATTGACCAGGCGGCGCAGATGAAGGCATACAAGGATTCCGCGAAAAAGGCGGTCGCGATAGTGAACGAGCTTGGAAAGACGCCTGGCCTTAATATCGCGGAGGCGAGCGTTCAGCTTGTTCAGGCAAAACTTCTTGAAGAGGTCAACAAGTTCGAGGACTTCTCGACAATATCACCTGAGGAGCTTTTGAAGGCAGTCGCCCGCAACTCTGACGCACAGACCAGAATTGCAAAAATCAAACTTGAGTACGAGCGTGGTTACAAGAAAGGGCTTTTTGAAGCGGCAAAGAGCGTTGAGACCGAGGGAAAGAAAGCTGGATGGAGCGATGAGAGCGTCAAGTTCGTGAAAGAAAAGATTCTTGGCCTTGAGGTGAACTATGACGATGACAAGCAAAAAGAACAGCAGTCTTGA
- a CDS encoding C1 family peptidase, which translates to MEVNNSKNKPYYTQRNNALKPNGACNVTSIINALSASGWPVQKLATQKHRQPEDSLMDFILTDERVQKFWKKTDPLGRYPANEWHPVLAYGTNLFLRKNGLLFEGEVALKFGELWNVEDIVEAIYAGGSAVLSGVFAVKNEKTIEHVIGHVVAVVGLKDYGEGVECFVIDDSWGDYRTGYKEHNGNDIPMPLSDFMRMLRPCGSKFKMGHLVKKYGGKI; encoded by the coding sequence ATGGAAGTCAACAATTCTAAAAACAAACCTTACTACACCCAGCGAAACAATGCCTTAAAGCCAAACGGGGCGTGCAATGTTACTTCGATTATCAATGCCTTAAGTGCTTCAGGCTGGCCTGTTCAAAAACTCGCAACTCAAAAACATAGACAGCCAGAAGATTCTCTGATGGATTTTATCCTTACTGACGAGAGGGTGCAAAAGTTCTGGAAAAAGACAGACCCTTTGGGGCGCTATCCTGCAAATGAATGGCATCCTGTTCTTGCCTATGGAACTAATCTTTTTTTGAGAAAGAATGGTCTTCTTTTTGAAGGCGAGGTTGCGCTCAAATTTGGAGAATTATGGAATGTGGAAGACATAGTTGAAGCCATCTATGCAGGTGGAAGCGCGGTTCTTAGCGGAGTGTTCGCTGTGAAGAATGAAAAGACCATAGAGCATGTCATAGGGCATGTCGTGGCTGTGGTTGGTTTGAAAGATTATGGAGAAGGTGTCGAATGTTTTGTAATCGACGATTCCTGGGGCGACTACAGGACTGGCTACAAGGAGCACAATGGAAACGACATTCCGATGCCGCTTTCTGACTTCATGAGGATGCTTCGCCCATGCGGAAGCAAGTTCAAGATGGGTCACCTCGTTAAAAAATATGGGGGAAAAATATGA
- a CDS encoding type II toxin-antitoxin system antitoxin SocA domain-containing protein produces MLQYLLWENKKMTYSALDIAKYVINHEHLQDREISNLRLQKLLYFIQAKVLIKTGNPCFDDEMQAWEFGPVVPVVYHEYKIFGGMDITDEFLIPHITREISSCIIEMLDDCANYPTFQLVNITHAQSPWKNARAKGDKSIITIESIKDYFKKKPA; encoded by the coding sequence ATGTTACAATATTTGCTTTGGGAGAATAAAAAGATGACTTACAGTGCATTGGATATTGCAAAATATGTAATCAACCATGAGCACTTACAGGACAGAGAGATTAGTAATCTCCGTTTACAAAAACTACTATATTTTATACAGGCAAAGGTGTTAATAAAAACTGGAAACCCATGTTTTGATGATGAAATGCAGGCATGGGAATTTGGACCTGTGGTTCCTGTAGTCTATCATGAATACAAGATATTTGGTGGAATGGATATTACTGATGAATTTTTGATTCCTCATATTACAAGAGAAATTTCTTCTTGTATCATTGAAATGCTAGATGATTGTGCAAATTATCCAACATTTCAACTTGTTAATATTACACATGCGCAGTCTCCTTGGAAAAATGCTCGTGCAAAGGGTGATAAGTCCATAATTACGATTGAATCGATAAAAGATTATTTTAAAAAGAAACCTGCATGA
- a CDS encoding XRE family transcriptional regulator has product MKPILVRIREIINTKGMSDSQFAREMETAQTTIANMFVRDSEPRSDLLERIISNYKVNPDWLLTGEGEMFKGERGLPAKSETRAKIPVLSQKVSCGPGRSWENEQNIEGYIDSLTPLPSLSGKNIYAFRASGMSMIGIGIQDGDVVFFDGSHDQRTRDGIYIFDFAGDVFCKLLRFEPLENKVMVYSVHKPDLREAELIRTIEADSDEFHIFGRVLAWLHENTVLRGI; this is encoded by the coding sequence ATGAAACCAATTTTAGTTAGAATAAGAGAAATCATAAATACAAAAGGAATGAGTGATAGTCAATTTGCAAGAGAAATGGAAACTGCTCAAACAACCATTGCAAATATGTTTGTGCGAGACTCAGAACCTCGCTCAGATTTATTAGAAAGAATCATTTCAAATTACAAAGTTAATCCCGACTGGCTACTGACAGGCGAAGGGGAGATGTTTAAGGGCGAAAGAGGTCTTCCTGCAAAGAGCGAGACAAGGGCGAAAATTCCTGTTTTAAGCCAGAAGGTTTCCTGCGGACCTGGAAGGAGTTGGGAAAACGAGCAGAATATTGAGGGGTATATTGATTCTCTTACGCCACTTCCATCCCTTTCTGGCAAAAACATCTATGCGTTTAGGGCAAGTGGCATGAGCATGATTGGAATCGGGATTCAAGACGGCGATGTTGTCTTTTTTGACGGAAGCCATGACCAAAGGACAAGGGATGGTATTTATATATTCGATTTTGCGGGAGACGTGTTTTGTAAGCTTCTTCGATTTGAGCCTTTAGAAAACAAGGTTATGGTCTATTCCGTTCACAAGCCAGATTTAAGAGAAGCGGAACTTATAAGGACGATAGAAGCAGATAGCGATGAGTTTCATATATTTGGACGGGTGCTTGCGTGGCTGCACGAGAACACGGTGCTGAGAGGGATATAA
- a CDS encoding host-nuclease inhibitor Gam family protein, which produces MARYKPTMDKLESLEDVNLALRDIGLAEKELSVIDTDANKQIAEIKTKAAKDGEKLRGRIAELSAKISAFAEYNKLELFKDKKTVDLSFGSFGFRKSTKISVKKTTVELLKRLGLHNCIRIKEEADKEVMATLDDETLLQVDSVRKTTDDFFCDVNTEEVNKDLLKGSL; this is translated from the coding sequence ATGGCACGGTATAAGCCAACAATGGACAAGCTGGAATCGTTGGAAGATGTAAATCTCGCGCTTCGAGACATCGGACTTGCAGAAAAAGAACTTTCTGTAATCGACACAGACGCAAACAAACAGATTGCAGAAATCAAAACAAAAGCCGCCAAGGATGGAGAAAAACTCAGAGGACGCATCGCGGAACTATCGGCAAAAATTTCAGCATTCGCCGAATACAACAAGCTCGAACTTTTTAAAGACAAAAAGACCGTCGACCTTTCGTTTGGAAGTTTCGGTTTCAGAAAATCTACAAAAATCAGCGTGAAAAAAACAACCGTAGAATTGCTAAAAAGGCTGGGGCTTCACAACTGCATACGCATAAAAGAAGAGGCGGATAAAGAAGTGATGGCGACCCTTGACGATGAGACCTTGTTGCAAGTCGATTCTGTGCGAAAAACCACAGACGACTTCTTCTGTGATGTAAACACAGAGGAAGTCAACAAGGATCTTCTAAAAGGTTCTCTGTAA
- a CDS encoding Mu transposase C-terminal domain-containing protein: protein MKTFVPVVDKKFPLRNAVYDAFRKRSPLISKAQAYDDIARKFNISVSTVQRYIKKIETGAVFDQVAKKQGRHIYAWDDEALSFFNNFYLVAIQQVGGCTVRNAYNCTKNEAKRQGWSIGSEQSAYVHAKKISPAMLMLAKGGQRALDNMFYISRDLSKLKPFQMIVGDQHIFDFWCIGPNGKQIRAECYLWLDMATRLVYGASFDIAYNTYTVTRALRMGIKRFGKFESTYNDNGSSEKSKLADQIVERLQSYGVKFLDEADLYHAENGRYIVEDTEGLVVDVVPTKAEWEKKHRRIFARVKNAKTKPIERFFSTLEQILLDMCTPGRVKGLAVSAPEEEQATRRLDWQKKNGYILTYDDFIRQVLKAIDIYETRVHQTLGCTPRERLSEYKKDGWIPTFIDPRDESYLFMESTTRIVKGDRIELNGIEYVGPDLTQEMVLQNRGTLVAYNRHKIEIRYDPENLDLGVFAIEPGTNNAIALRPVEKIDMLDSDSMVKQLEWKKRNMKAVQEAFQKATENKNIRLLSEPNRFEELHKAEELSQNALEKTRQTEHKKPALELQKPVVPRKIETKTEEREVPLSLNRRKEISQEDFLKDLASRIGNENVLRAHGKPVFLTDRDRYQYLLNQFYSGERLSREDMDFKFAYEAKMTKAEENYFDSYVKGKFN, encoded by the coding sequence ATGAAGACATTCGTTCCGGTTGTAGACAAAAAATTCCCCCTAAGGAACGCCGTCTATGACGCATTCAGAAAGCGTTCTCCTCTAATTTCAAAAGCGCAGGCTTATGATGATATTGCGAGGAAGTTCAACATCTCTGTTTCAACAGTCCAGCGGTATATCAAAAAAATAGAGACAGGGGCGGTTTTTGACCAGGTCGCAAAAAAACAGGGGCGCCACATATACGCCTGGGACGACGAGGCCTTAAGTTTTTTCAACAACTTCTACCTAGTTGCAATCCAGCAAGTGGGAGGCTGCACAGTCCGAAACGCATACAACTGCACAAAAAACGAGGCTAAAAGGCAGGGATGGTCAATAGGCTCGGAGCAGAGCGCCTATGTGCACGCAAAAAAAATCAGTCCAGCTATGCTAATGCTCGCAAAAGGCGGCCAGCGCGCGCTTGACAATATGTTCTACATAAGCCGAGACCTTTCAAAGCTAAAGCCGTTCCAGATGATAGTAGGAGACCAGCACATCTTCGACTTCTGGTGCATAGGACCAAACGGAAAGCAAATCCGCGCCGAATGCTACCTCTGGCTCGACATGGCAACCCGCCTTGTATACGGAGCGAGTTTCGACATCGCATACAACACCTACACAGTAACAAGAGCCTTGCGCATGGGAATAAAGCGATTCGGAAAATTTGAAAGCACTTACAACGACAACGGCTCAAGCGAAAAATCAAAACTCGCAGACCAGATAGTAGAGCGTCTCCAAAGCTACGGAGTAAAGTTCCTTGACGAAGCAGATTTGTACCACGCAGAAAATGGACGCTACATCGTGGAAGACACAGAGGGCTTGGTAGTAGATGTGGTGCCGACAAAAGCAGAATGGGAAAAAAAGCACCGAAGAATCTTTGCTCGCGTAAAAAACGCAAAGACAAAGCCAATAGAACGCTTCTTTTCAACCCTTGAACAGATACTGCTAGACATGTGCACACCAGGCAGGGTAAAAGGACTTGCAGTTTCCGCGCCAGAAGAAGAACAGGCAACCAGGCGCCTGGACTGGCAGAAAAAGAACGGCTACATCCTCACTTACGACGATTTTATCCGCCAGGTTCTAAAGGCAATCGACATCTACGAAACGCGCGTTCACCAGACATTAGGCTGCACACCACGCGAAAGGCTTTCCGAATACAAAAAAGACGGATGGATTCCAACATTCATCGACCCCAGGGATGAATCATACCTGTTCATGGAAAGCACAACAAGAATCGTAAAAGGTGACAGAATAGAACTCAACGGAATCGAATATGTGGGACCAGACCTCACACAGGAAATGGTTTTGCAAAACCGAGGAACACTCGTCGCATACAACCGCCACAAGATAGAAATCCGCTACGACCCCGAAAACCTGGATCTTGGAGTTTTTGCGATAGAGCCCGGAACGAACAACGCAATCGCACTGCGCCCAGTCGAAAAAATCGACATGCTCGACAGCGATTCAATGGTAAAGCAACTTGAATGGAAAAAACGCAATATGAAAGCCGTTCAGGAAGCGTTTCAGAAGGCGACCGAAAACAAAAACATCCGGCTTCTTTCAGAGCCAAATCGTTTTGAAGAACTTCACAAAGCCGAAGAACTTTCCCAAAACGCTCTTGAAAAAACAAGGCAGACAGAACACAAAAAGCCAGCCCTTGAGCTTCAAAAACCAGTCGTTCCAAGAAAAATTGAAACAAAAACGGAAGAAAGGGAAGTTCCTCTTTCACTAAATCGCAGGAAAGAAATATCGCAGGAAGACTTCTTGAAAGACCTTGCCAGCAGAATTGGAAACGAAAACGTCCTCAGGGCACACGGAAAGCCAGTCTTTTTGACCGACCGCGACCGCTATCAGTATCTTCTGAACCAGTTCTATTCTGGAGAAAGACTTTCGCGCGAGGACATGGACTTCAAGTTTGCATACGAAGCCAAAATGACCAAGGCAGAGGAAAACTATTTTGACTCGTATGTAAAGGGAAAATTCAACTAA
- a CDS encoding AAA family ATPase, with protein MENQNLRNCIENNRLSMQEAARLIGVDKSQVVKVCTKTYPNWQEKEVEFIEKLRQAGYTNTIPQGINIDTDVLVLTPSVSNFQALADDLSNPDGTMSSSIGMAIGTAERGKSHSSHWYVQQNQNAAYVLYVDGSTKVQLLRDICDSIAHTRPYSFGHCLSTLEETCKYSRRLIIIDEADKLPVQHLEMLRGINERCNLPILLVGEEGLKTKTDRVPRLRSRIRHPIVLFERAIPVDIIAYYHEAAGIDIDRATAEKLCKHANGGFRSIVNDSIAISKMSKASGINTITENMLEKLIA; from the coding sequence ATGGAAAATCAGAATTTAAGGAATTGCATAGAAAACAATCGATTGTCAATGCAGGAAGCAGCCCGCCTAATCGGAGTAGACAAGTCTCAAGTTGTCAAAGTATGCACCAAAACTTACCCTAACTGGCAGGAAAAGGAAGTTGAGTTCATCGAAAAACTCAGACAGGCAGGCTACACAAACACTATACCACAAGGAATAAATATTGACACCGATGTGCTGGTGTTGACCCCAAGCGTTTCAAACTTCCAGGCACTTGCCGACGACCTTTCAAATCCCGATGGAACAATGTCATCATCAATAGGAATGGCAATAGGAACCGCCGAGCGAGGAAAAAGCCATTCATCCCACTGGTATGTACAGCAGAATCAAAATGCAGCATACGTCCTTTATGTGGACGGCTCAACAAAAGTCCAGCTCCTTAGAGACATCTGCGACTCAATAGCCCACACCCGTCCTTACAGTTTCGGACACTGCCTTTCTACTTTGGAAGAAACCTGCAAATACAGTCGCCGCCTCATAATAATCGACGAGGCGGACAAACTCCCAGTCCAGCACCTGGAAATGCTTCGAGGAATAAACGAGCGCTGCAACCTTCCAATTTTGCTTGTGGGAGAAGAAGGGTTGAAGACAAAAACAGACCGAGTGCCACGACTTCGTTCAAGAATCCGGCATCCTATAGTCTTGTTTGAACGCGCAATTCCAGTAGACATAATCGCCTACTATCACGAGGCGGCAGGAATAGACATAGACCGCGCAACCGCAGAAAAACTTTGCAAGCACGCAAACGGCGGCTTTAGGTCAATCGTAAATGACTCAATCGCAATTTCCAAGATGTCAAAGGCATCTGGAATTAACACAATCACAGAAAACATGCTTGAAAAACTCATAGCATAA
- a CDS encoding phage protein GemA/Gp16 family protein, whose amino-acid sequence MPGKSNRNRLISLIHAQKKAAHLNDENYRTIVYGATGKQSCSECDMTELKTIFNDLNSILETQKQKPFRFFPARQTTQKEAVVARAKRILGDGWESRVTQFIQTKVKKHSLSFCTQNELRQVMGFISTIERTENKKNDGKTKSLDK is encoded by the coding sequence ATGCCTGGAAAATCAAACAGAAATCGCTTAATATCGCTGATTCACGCACAAAAAAAAGCCGCACATCTAAACGATGAAAACTATCGGACGATAGTCTACGGAGCGACAGGAAAACAAAGTTGCTCCGAATGCGACATGACAGAACTCAAGACAATCTTTAACGACCTCAATTCAATCCTTGAAACTCAAAAGCAGAAACCCTTTAGATTCTTTCCAGCCAGACAGACAACACAAAAAGAAGCAGTTGTCGCAAGGGCAAAAAGAATACTCGGCGACGGGTGGGAATCAAGGGTAACACAATTTATTCAAACTAAGGTAAAAAAGCACAGTCTATCCTTTTGTACACAAAATGAACTAAGACAAGTTATGGGCTTTATATCGACAATCGAGCGAACGGAGAATAAAAAAAATGACGGAAAAACGAAATCCCTGGATAAATAA
- a CDS encoding helix-turn-helix domain-containing protein, with translation MAQKEGKNMQNSIIQENYIDEEAANQYLNDCYKGVDLLPNVPEKLTVQTMASVLDISEPTVSRMITAQEIKPFKKDVLNYILKNMLVNRPIIDTPEDKKEPEKFAPKQQKKSKTPQLELLF, from the coding sequence ATGGCACAAAAAGAAGGTAAAAACATGCAAAACAGCATTATTCAGGAAAACTACATCGATGAAGAAGCAGCAAACCAGTATCTTAATGATTGCTATAAAGGCGTGGATTTGCTTCCTAATGTGCCAGAAAAACTCACAGTACAGACAATGGCATCAGTTCTCGACATATCAGAACCTACAGTTTCCAGAATGATTACTGCACAGGAAATAAAACCATTCAAAAAGGATGTACTCAACTATATTCTAAAAAATATGCTGGTAAATCGTCCTATAATCGACACGCCAGAAGACAAAAAAGAGCCAGAAAAGTTTGCTCCAAAGCAACAAAAAAAATCAAAAACACCCCAGTTAGAACTACTTTTTTAA
- a CDS encoding M23 family metallopeptidase, with amino-acid sequence MESSFCKNLKKFILSFSMVFGGFFIYASPVHIVEKGDTLYSISKKYEVSVKELASVNKIEGTDIKIGQKLVIPVLHDKNEKSPVPNSNNLSSYTVKKGDTWYAISRLYSVSVNELYKLNNSNESESLKIGQKIIVPLKENKNTVVASQPEVKTPNSQVITPPLIKPENNLQQNRKGDSDLVWPVEKPEVTYISGKVSGVILSSKKDEVVKSIKSGTVMFSGSYRGFGNVVFIQSKTGHIYAYTGLGKVLVSKGEYIDFKTEIGRAGVDSYTSKNQISLMVFQNGLPIDPAKAPRG; translated from the coding sequence ATGGAATCGTCATTTTGTAAAAATTTAAAAAAATTTATCTTATCTTTTTCTATGGTTTTTGGAGGATTTTTTATTTATGCTTCTCCTGTTCATATTGTAGAAAAAGGCGATACTCTTTATTCAATAAGTAAAAAATATGAAGTTTCTGTAAAAGAGCTTGCAAGTGTAAATAAAATTGAAGGAACCGATATAAAAATTGGACAAAAACTCGTAATTCCAGTTTTGCATGATAAAAATGAAAAATCTCCTGTTCCTAACTCAAATAATTTATCATCCTATACAGTAAAAAAAGGCGACACTTGGTATGCAATTTCGAGACTTTATTCTGTAAGCGTAAATGAACTCTACAAATTGAACAATTCAAACGAAAGCGAAAGTTTAAAAATCGGGCAGAAGATAATCGTTCCGTTAAAGGAAAATAAAAATACTGTTGTTGCCTCTCAACCAGAAGTAAAAACTCCAAATTCGCAAGTTATAACGCCACCTTTAATAAAACCCGAAAATAATTTGCAACAAAATCGCAAAGGAGATTCCGACCTCGTCTGGCCAGTTGAAAAACCAGAAGTTACCTACATAAGCGGAAAAGTGAGCGGCGTTATTTTGAGTTCAAAAAAAGACGAAGTTGTAAAATCAATAAAATCTGGCACTGTGATGTTTAGCGGCTCGTACCGCGGTTTTGGAAATGTCGTATTCATTCAAAGTAAAACCGGCCACATCTATGCTTACACAGGGCTCGGAAAAGTTTTGGTCAGCAAAGGCGAATATATCGACTTTAAAACGGAAATTGGCAGGGCAGGCGTCGACAGTTATACCTCAAAAAATCAGATAAGCCTGATGGTTTTTCAAAACGGGCTTCCCATTGATCCTGCAAAAGCGCCACGAGGTTAG